A single genomic interval of Bacteroidota bacterium harbors:
- the mutY gene encoding A/G-specific adenine glycosylase — MDFTKTIISWYNKNKRDLPWRNTRNPYFIWLSEIILQQTRVDQGMSYYLKFIKEFPTIKKMAAAPEERVMKLWQGLGYYSRARNLHATAKHIALKQKGKFPETYEEIIKLKGIGPYTAAAISSIAFDQPHAVVDGNVFRVLARVFGIKTPIDSTKGKAEFYELANELLDKKQPALFNQAMMEFGATWCKPKNPDCADCVFNSICLAYSKNSVDILPVKEKTTKVRDRYFNYIVLRHKNDIVIKKRTGSDIWKNLYDFPLIETKIKLNEQALLKTAEWEKLLAKYDHTIRSVSKTYKHVLSHQNIFARFWEVETKRSLKITNEYLVVDKKRFNNYAIPRLVDIYIKDSLK; from the coding sequence ATGGATTTCACAAAAACTATTATTTCCTGGTACAACAAGAACAAACGGGATTTGCCCTGGCGCAATACTCGTAACCCTTATTTTATCTGGCTCTCGGAAATTATTTTACAGCAAACGCGTGTTGATCAGGGCATGAGCTATTACCTGAAATTTATTAAAGAATTTCCGACGATAAAAAAAATGGCTGCTGCACCGGAAGAGCGTGTAATGAAACTCTGGCAGGGACTTGGATATTATTCGCGGGCGCGCAACTTACATGCAACAGCAAAACACATTGCATTAAAACAAAAAGGGAAATTTCCGGAAACATACGAAGAGATAATTAAATTAAAGGGCATTGGTCCCTATACAGCCGCCGCGATCAGTTCCATTGCTTTTGATCAGCCTCATGCTGTTGTTGACGGCAATGTGTTTCGTGTGCTTGCCCGGGTGTTCGGGATTAAAACACCTATTGATTCTACAAAAGGGAAAGCGGAATTTTATGAATTAGCGAATGAATTGCTGGATAAAAAACAACCTGCTCTTTTTAATCAAGCCATGATGGAGTTTGGAGCTACCTGGTGCAAACCGAAAAATCCTGATTGCGCTGATTGTGTATTTAACAGTATTTGCCTGGCTTACAGTAAAAATTCAGTCGATATACTCCCGGTAAAAGAAAAAACAACCAAAGTTCGCGACCGATACTTTAATTACATTGTATTGAGACACAAGAACGATATTGTAATAAAAAAACGTACCGGAAGCGATATCTGGAAAAACCTGTATGATTTTCCGCTTATTGAAACAAAAATTAAATTAAATGAGCAAGCTCTATTAAAAACCGCTGAATGGGAAAAGCTATTAGCTAAATATGATCATACGATTCGATCGGTTTCAAAAACATATAAGCATGTACTCAGTCACCAGAATATTTTCGCCAGATTTTGGGAAGTGGAAACAAAGAGATCACTGAAAATCACGAACGAATACTTAGTTGTCGATAAAAAAAGATTTAACAACTATGCCATACCACGGCTGGTTGATATATATATAAAAGATTCGCTAAAATAA
- the rsmI gene encoding 16S rRNA (cytidine(1402)-2'-O)-methyltransferase — MKLFIIPTPIGNLEDITLRALRILKEVDLILAEDTRTTGNLLRHYQIEKPLQSHHLHNEHKTVEQVIERIKAGQTIALVSDAGTPSISDPGFLLVRECLKAGIDVECLPGATAFVPALVNSGLPSERFCFEGFLPQKKGRQTKLNNLKEEERTMIFYESPFRLVKALEEFTIAFGPERKASVSRELTKMFEETKRGTLQELVDYFKSKTVKGEIVIVVEGKK, encoded by the coding sequence TTGAAACTTTTTATAATCCCCACGCCCATCGGAAATCTCGAAGACATAACACTTCGGGCACTACGCATTTTAAAGGAGGTAGATCTGATCCTGGCTGAAGACACGCGTACAACAGGCAACTTACTTCGCCATTATCAAATTGAAAAACCATTGCAATCGCACCACCTGCATAACGAACATAAAACGGTAGAACAGGTGATCGAACGCATTAAAGCAGGGCAAACAATAGCATTGGTAAGTGATGCCGGCACACCTTCCATTTCCGATCCCGGGTTTTTGCTCGTTCGTGAATGCCTGAAAGCCGGAATAGATGTGGAGTGTTTACCGGGGGCAACAGCCTTTGTGCCGGCATTGGTGAACAGCGGTTTACCCAGCGAGCGCTTTTGTTTCGAGGGATTTCTGCCACAGAAAAAAGGACGCCAGACCAAATTGAACAATTTAAAAGAAGAAGAACGCACAATGATTTTTTATGAATCTCCGTTCAGATTGGTAAAAGCACTTGAAGAATTCACCATTGCTTTTGGACCTGAACGCAAAGCCTCTGTTTCCCGTGAACTCACAAAAATGTTTGAAGAAACGAAACGCGGAACATTGCAGGAACTGGTAGATTATTTTAAGAGTAAAACTGTTAAAGGCGAGATCGTGATTGTTGTAGAAGGGAAGAAATAA
- the corA gene encoding magnesium/cobalt transporter CorA, with protein MTPDHKKGLPPGTPVYSGEKHPEKVKITLIEYNEQELIEKDFFDIHECMIHIKPDMVKWINVDGIHDVALIERIGKLFNIHPLTLEDIVNTDQRPKFEDYDHYVVSIMKMLYYNGDLQSEQLSILLLENNTVISFQEIHGGDAFDLIRTRIRQGKGRIRKFAADYLAYCLIDAVVDCYFSVLEKIGDRIEVLEEELIGEPTRHTLTRLHHMKRQMIYLRKVVWPLRELINNIERSETKLIIHSTAIYLRDVHDHTIRVIDSVETFRDLLSGMMDIYLSSVSNKMNEIMKVLTIITTLFVPVTFIAGVYGMNFDYMPELRSPWGYIGVWAVMLTIIISLLFYFKRKKWL; from the coding sequence ATGACCCCAGATCATAAAAAAGGTTTGCCTCCCGGAACTCCGGTATACTCAGGCGAAAAACATCCTGAGAAGGTCAAGATCACCCTCATTGAATACAACGAACAGGAACTTATTGAAAAAGATTTTTTTGACATTCATGAATGCATGATCCATATTAAACCCGATATGGTGAAATGGATCAATGTGGATGGTATACACGATGTAGCTCTTATTGAACGTATCGGTAAGCTGTTCAATATACATCCTCTTACCCTGGAAGATATTGTAAATACCGATCAGCGGCCCAAATTTGAAGACTACGATCATTATGTAGTTTCAATAATGAAAATGCTTTATTACAATGGTGATCTGCAATCTGAACAGTTGAGTATTCTGTTGCTTGAGAACAACACGGTTATTTCTTTCCAGGAGATTCATGGCGGAGATGCGTTTGACCTTATACGAACCCGTATACGTCAGGGCAAAGGGCGTATCCGGAAATTCGCTGCCGATTATTTAGCCTATTGTTTAATTGACGCGGTGGTTGATTGCTATTTTTCAGTTCTCGAAAAAATCGGTGACCGCATTGAAGTGCTGGAGGAAGAGCTGATAGGTGAGCCCACAAGGCATACCCTTACCCGTCTCCACCACATGAAACGGCAAATGATATACCTGAGAAAAGTTGTTTGGCCGTTGCGGGAACTCATCAACAATATTGAACGAAGCGAAACTAAACTTATCATCCATTCTACCGCCATATATTTGCGCGATGTACACGATCACACCATACGTGTTATTGATTCTGTTGAAACGTTCAGGGATCTGTTATCAGGTATGATGGATATATATCTCTCAAGCGTAAGTAACAAAATGAATGAGATAATGAAAGTGTTGACCATTATTACAACCCTTTTTGTTCCTGTAACCTTTATAGCCGGTGTTTACGGAATGAACTTTGACTATATGCCTGAACTCCGCTCTCCATGGGGCTATATAGGAGTGTGGGCCGTCATGCTTACCATTATAATCTCGCTTCTTTTCTATTTCAAGCGTAAGAAGTGGCTCTGA
- a CDS encoding SBBP repeat-containing protein codes for MMRNIIHTLLGLLIAGSFFAAGNKPIDPDLKNRATDFIKNKPVKFVENKGHMTDMNGSPVPFVLFKAEAPGMNFYITEKGLTYCFFEADEDREMEVVEPSKTYDRERREVKWTRIDMELKGASIKREKVVSEGRSEYFNQYFLGNCPNGISDVHSYNKLTIQDVYQGIDWVFYNSDAKGFKYDFVVHPGADPDQIKLLYRSKKILDINEQGNIKINTSYGSLTEQAPVSYIAENKENIPTIFAIKNVNRCTRGKTDDGYEALVKFNLGVEAEKLKSQTIIIDPQLVWCTIFGGNDVDGFTAFDCDASGNLFVTGYTNTNPGFPVLNAGSYFQGPAGGGGDAFILKFSATGTLIWRTYYGGNGIDHPLMVNVDIFGNVFVVGQTTSTNFPVQNAGTYFQGTLSFQGPSGSDAFILKFNNAGVRFWATYFGGLSSEVAYGLATDASGNIFVSGWTASANFPTKNAGTYYQSGLTGLNLFILKFDNTGNHIWGTQYPGAQADGSAIAIDNSGNVFIAGVGTIGLDTFNSGTFFLGAPPGGGRDLFFLKFDNLGNRLWATYYGGSGTEDISGIVCDGSNIFINGITTSADFPLQNSAGSYYDGLLNGWSDGFILKFDNLGNRIWGTYFGGNNDETSVFFGGSNHSVLSTNSGDYDRAEVDDCGNVYAVFETDSPDISTINPGCSTYFKGTMSRSDIVIARFSNAGVLTWSSYIGDGNFRGPIAISPIDGQTLFVGGETYGALPFVNPGSGAYFDNSPNGNDDSFIARFNPTIPTYTKSKIDPTGCSVCNGSATVNVSNVCAGSVLNYVWSNGTQTLLTTSTSNTVTGLCPGNYSVTITETGCNATKGIQSFTLGGGAGNLTLNNTITNTSCKGLCNGSIAINPTGGVMPYTYVWNNSQTINAATGLCTGSYSVTVTDVNNCKSVQDFNVTEPSEINVGVIAQWVCPANLGSATALVSGGSPGYNYLWSNLQTGSIASGLVTGTYTVTITDSKSCIKTSSASVSVIPMVITTSSGNITCTQAGRASVTVTNGLAPFIYTWSNGGVTSAINGLAAGGYTVTITDGNGCTETRSFTITGSSSASATFTQSPGGTICMGTTVNFTNTGSTGAGSPYSWLINTIPTTTSVTGTTANFSYTFLSVGTYEIRHITTNSGCTASEYRYLTVVNCSSPTVTATGSSVCPGLCGTISSTGSGGIAPYTYSWSNGATTQNISPCPVSNTTYTVTIRDSGGNTSSSTAVVTVNPAISVTTTPTNITCNGGANGTALANPGSGTPSYTYSWSNGQTVQAITGLSAGNYTVTVTDNKGCIKTATATIVTPAPLGGQFAKGAANCTGCGCKEWLVVNATGGTSPYTYLWPDGYANRYKNQLCPGNYNVNIKDKNGCSVNINLSAP; via the coding sequence ATGATGAGAAACATTATTCATACTCTGCTTGGTTTGTTAATTGCAGGAAGTTTTTTTGCGGCCGGCAATAAACCCATTGACCCGGATTTAAAAAACAGGGCAACTGATTTTATAAAAAATAAGCCGGTTAAGTTTGTTGAAAATAAAGGGCACATGACCGATATGAATGGGAGCCCCGTTCCCTTTGTTTTGTTCAAAGCGGAAGCACCGGGTATGAATTTTTATATTACCGAGAAGGGTCTGACTTATTGTTTCTTTGAAGCGGATGAAGATCGTGAGATGGAGGTAGTAGAACCAAGTAAAACATATGATAGAGAGCGTCGCGAAGTGAAATGGACGCGAATCGATATGGAGCTTAAAGGAGCTTCGATCAAAAGAGAAAAAGTAGTTTCAGAAGGTCGGTCAGAATATTTTAATCAATATTTTTTAGGGAATTGTCCTAATGGAATATCTGATGTACATAGCTATAATAAATTAACTATTCAGGATGTGTATCAGGGTATTGACTGGGTGTTTTACAATTCAGATGCAAAGGGATTTAAATATGATTTTGTAGTTCATCCCGGAGCAGATCCCGATCAAATTAAATTATTATACCGATCGAAGAAGATACTCGATATCAATGAGCAGGGCAATATTAAGATTAATACATCTTATGGTAGTTTAACCGAACAAGCTCCTGTAAGTTATATTGCGGAAAACAAAGAAAACATCCCCACAATTTTTGCAATTAAAAATGTAAATAGGTGTACGCGAGGTAAAACAGACGATGGTTATGAAGCACTTGTTAAATTTAATTTGGGCGTGGAAGCAGAAAAATTAAAATCCCAGACAATAATTATTGACCCGCAATTGGTTTGGTGTACAATTTTCGGAGGAAATGACGTGGATGGATTTACAGCTTTTGATTGTGATGCCTCAGGCAATTTATTTGTAACAGGTTATACGAATACAAACCCGGGTTTCCCGGTTTTAAATGCAGGATCATATTTTCAGGGACCTGCCGGAGGAGGAGGCGATGCATTTATTCTAAAATTTTCTGCTACTGGTACATTGATTTGGCGTACATATTATGGCGGTAACGGTATCGACCATCCTTTAATGGTGAATGTTGACATTTTTGGTAATGTATTTGTTGTTGGACAAACAACTTCAACAAATTTTCCGGTTCAAAATGCCGGTACGTATTTTCAAGGGACACTAAGCTTTCAAGGGCCATCAGGTTCAGACGCATTCATATTGAAATTCAATAATGCCGGTGTCAGGTTTTGGGCCACTTATTTTGGAGGATTATCCAGTGAAGTTGCTTATGGTTTAGCTACAGATGCTTCCGGAAATATTTTTGTTTCGGGCTGGACTGCTTCTGCTAACTTTCCTACAAAAAATGCAGGAACATATTATCAGTCAGGATTAACCGGGCTTAATCTGTTTATTTTAAAATTTGATAATACCGGAAATCATATTTGGGGAACCCAGTATCCGGGCGCTCAGGCTGATGGTTCAGCAATTGCAATTGATAATTCGGGCAATGTATTTATTGCCGGTGTTGGTACCATTGGTCTTGATACCTTCAATTCAGGAACATTTTTTCTAGGGGCACCCCCCGGAGGTGGAAGGGATTTGTTTTTTTTAAAATTTGACAATTTGGGCAATCGCCTTTGGGCAACTTATTATGGGGGAAGCGGAACAGAGGATATTTCCGGCATAGTGTGCGACGGATCAAATATATTTATCAACGGCATCACAACTTCCGCAGATTTTCCTCTACAAAATAGTGCCGGAAGTTATTACGACGGCTTACTTAATGGTTGGAGCGATGGATTCATTCTTAAGTTTGATAACCTGGGAAATAGGATATGGGGAACCTATTTTGGAGGCAATAATGATGAGACAAGCGTTTTTTTTGGCGGAAGTAATCATAGTGTTTTATCTACTAATTCAGGTGATTACGACAGAGCTGAAGTAGATGACTGCGGAAATGTTTATGCAGTGTTCGAAACAGATTCTCCGGATATTTCTACAATTAATCCCGGATGTTCAACCTATTTTAAGGGAACAATGAGCCGCAGTGATATAGTTATTGCCCGCTTTAGCAATGCAGGTGTGTTGACCTGGTCAAGTTATATCGGTGACGGTAATTTCAGGGGCCCAATTGCTATTTCTCCCATAGATGGCCAAACTCTTTTTGTTGGCGGCGAAACATATGGAGCGCTTCCTTTTGTTAATCCAGGCTCAGGAGCATATTTTGATAATAGTCCCAATGGAAATGATGATTCCTTTATTGCAAGGTTTAATCCAACCATTCCGACATATACGAAATCTAAAATTGATCCGACAGGATGCAGTGTTTGTAATGGTTCTGCAACTGTCAATGTAAGTAATGTTTGTGCCGGTTCAGTTCTTAATTATGTGTGGAGCAATGGAACTCAAACACTTTTAACAACAAGTACGTCAAATACTGTTACCGGACTTTGTCCCGGAAATTATTCAGTTACCATTACTGAAACAGGTTGTAATGCTACCAAAGGGATTCAAAGTTTTACCCTTGGTGGCGGAGCTGGCAACCTCACATTAAATAATACAATAACCAATACTTCATGCAAAGGATTGTGCAATGGGAGTATTGCAATAAATCCTACAGGAGGCGTAATGCCATACACATATGTATGGAATAATTCTCAAACAATAAATGCAGCAACAGGACTTTGTACCGGTTCCTATTCTGTTACTGTAACAGATGTAAATAATTGCAAATCGGTACAAGACTTCAACGTTACAGAGCCTTCTGAAATAAATGTTGGAGTCATTGCTCAATGGGTATGCCCTGCAAATTTAGGGTCGGCTACTGCACTTGTTTCAGGTGGAAGCCCGGGGTACAATTATTTGTGGAGCAATTTGCAGACAGGTTCTATTGCTTCAGGGCTGGTTACAGGAACTTACACAGTAACTATAACTGATTCAAAGAGCTGTATCAAAACAAGTAGTGCCTCTGTTTCTGTTATACCTATGGTAATAACAACATCATCCGGTAATATTACCTGCACACAAGCCGGAAGGGCATCAGTAACTGTTACCAACGGATTAGCTCCTTTTATATATACATGGAGCAATGGTGGTGTAACTTCGGCCATAAATGGATTGGCCGCAGGTGGGTATACGGTTACTATTACTGATGGCAATGGATGTACAGAAACGAGATCATTTACAATAACAGGAAGTAGTTCGGCATCGGCTACATTTACACAATCCCCTGGCGGCACTATTTGTATGGGGACAACGGTAAATTTTACCAATACCGGTTCTACGGGAGCCGGCTCACCTTATAGCTGGTTAATAAACACAATACCCACAACAACAAGTGTTACTGGTACAACGGCAAATTTCTCTTATACTTTTTTATCAGTCGGGACATACGAAATTCGGCATATTACCACGAATTCCGGCTGTACAGCCTCGGAGTATAGGTATCTTACTGTTGTAAATTGTTCTTCACCAACAGTAACAGCAACAGGTAGTTCGGTATGTCCGGGTTTATGTGGTACAATAAGCTCAACCGGATCGGGTGGAATAGCACCATATACTTATTCGTGGAGTAATGGTGCCACAACACAGAATATAAGTCCTTGTCCGGTATCAAATACTACTTATACGGTAACAATAAGAGATTCCGGGGGAAATACATCAAGTTCGACAGCAGTTGTAACAGTCAATCCTGCGATAAGTGTAACAACAACTCCAACAAATATAACCTGTAACGGAGGAGCAAACGGAACTGCTCTTGCAAACCCCGGCAGTGGTACACCATCATATACATATAGCTGGAGCAATGGCCAAACTGTACAAGCAATTACGGGCCTCTCTGCCGGTAATTATACTGTAACAGTGACCGATAACAAAGGTTGCATAAAAACTGCAACTGCAACTATTGTAACGCCCGCTCCTTTAGGTGGGCAGTTTGCAAAGGGAGCTGCCAATTGTACCGGCTGCGGCTGCAAAGAATGGTTAGTGGTAAATGCCACAGGGGGCACAAGTCCATATACTTATCTTTGGCCGGATGGTTATGCGAACAGGTATAAAAACCAACTTTGCCCCGGAAATTATAACGTGAATATTAAAGATAAAAATGGTTGCAGCGTGAATATTAATCTGAGTGCGCCGTAA
- the recJ gene encoding single-stranded-DNA-specific exonuclease RecJ, producing the protein MIEANTKTITINKRWKIKEKADTAIIRKLTAELGVDATLANILAQRGIKDYNTAKYFFRPSLTHLHDPLLMKDMDKAIARIETAIKKDEKILIYGDYDVDGTTAVALVFTFFKNIHKNIDYYIPDRYGEGYGISFKGIDWAKENGYSLIIALDCGIKSIDKVEYANQRNIDFIICDHHRPGGELPEAIAVLDPKRSDCNYPFKELSGCGIGLKLVQAYLVKNNLPFEQLGPYLDLAVVSIAADIVPVTGENRVLAYYGLKRFNSDSRPGFKAMLELANIKRELTVSDLVFIIGPRINAAGRIENGKKAVELLISDNSASALLSGQNINITNTQRRDLDVKITEHALSMIDNNDALIDRKTTVLFHNEWHKGVIGIVASRLIEKYYRPTIVLTESNGMATGSARSVKDFDVYKAIEACSELLEQFGGHKYAAGLTLKLENVAAFQNKFEEVVNATIEDHMLIPEIEIDDTLKFNDINQKFLRILKQLAPFGPGNMSPVFLTTNVVDSGNICIVGNNHLKMNIQDAKDPKETFAAIAFGMGHLFNDIYQRKPFNVCYTIEEHEWNGKTTLQLNVKDIKFM; encoded by the coding sequence ATGATCGAAGCAAATACAAAAACTATTACCATCAACAAACGCTGGAAAATAAAAGAGAAAGCAGACACAGCTATCATCCGTAAATTAACCGCCGAACTTGGTGTTGATGCCACATTGGCAAATATACTGGCACAACGCGGCATTAAAGACTATAATACTGCCAAATATTTCTTTCGCCCCTCACTCACTCACCTGCATGATCCACTCCTGATGAAGGATATGGACAAAGCCATTGCGCGCATAGAAACTGCAATTAAAAAAGACGAGAAGATATTGATCTATGGCGACTATGATGTTGACGGAACTACAGCTGTAGCATTGGTATTTACTTTTTTTAAAAACATTCATAAAAACATTGATTACTATATTCCCGATCGTTACGGCGAAGGATATGGTATATCTTTCAAGGGAATTGATTGGGCAAAAGAAAACGGTTACTCACTTATCATTGCGCTTGACTGCGGGATAAAATCAATTGATAAAGTTGAGTATGCCAATCAGCGCAATATTGATTTTATTATTTGTGACCACCATCGTCCCGGGGGAGAACTCCCTGAAGCCATTGCGGTACTTGATCCCAAGAGAAGCGATTGCAATTATCCCTTTAAGGAATTATCAGGCTGCGGCATTGGATTAAAATTAGTGCAGGCTTACCTCGTTAAAAACAATTTGCCTTTTGAACAGTTGGGGCCTTATTTAGACCTGGCTGTTGTAAGTATTGCTGCCGATATTGTTCCGGTTACAGGCGAGAACCGTGTATTGGCTTATTACGGACTTAAACGTTTCAACAGTGATTCCCGTCCCGGTTTTAAAGCCATGCTCGAACTGGCCAATATCAAACGTGAACTTACCGTCAGCGACCTGGTATTTATTATAGGTCCCCGTATAAACGCTGCGGGACGCATAGAAAACGGAAAAAAAGCGGTTGAGCTTTTAATATCTGACAATAGCGCTTCTGCCCTGCTTTCCGGGCAAAACATAAATATTACAAATACACAGCGACGCGATCTTGATGTAAAGATCACCGAGCATGCCCTGAGTATGATTGACAACAATGATGCCCTGATCGATCGTAAAACAACAGTGCTTTTTCATAACGAATGGCATAAAGGAGTTATCGGAATTGTTGCGTCACGACTTATTGAAAAATATTACCGTCCTACAATCGTGCTTACTGAATCCAATGGCATGGCCACCGGCTCGGCCCGCTCAGTTAAAGACTTTGATGTGTACAAAGCAATAGAAGCATGCAGCGAACTACTTGAACAATTTGGTGGCCATAAATACGCGGCCGGATTGACACTCAAGCTGGAAAATGTTGCTGCCTTCCAAAATAAATTTGAAGAGGTAGTGAACGCGACTATTGAAGATCATATGCTCATCCCTGAAATCGAGATTGATGACACACTAAAGTTTAATGATATTAATCAGAAATTTTTGCGCATACTTAAGCAGCTGGCTCCTTTCGGACCCGGCAATATGTCACCTGTATTTTTAACAACAAATGTTGTTGACTCCGGCAATATATGTATCGTCGGGAACAACCATCTTAAAATGAACATACAGGATGCTAAAGATCCAAAGGAAACATTCGCCGCGATCGCTTTTGGAATGGGACATTTATTTAACGATATCTATCAACGTAAACCATTTAATGTTTGTTATACTATTGAAGAACATGAGTGGAATGGGAAGACCACCCTGCAACTGAATGTAAAGGACATTAAATTTATGTAA
- a CDS encoding toxin-antitoxin system YwqK family antitoxin, whose translation MKRLFVSMYCFAAISASALNFVSGDTSKTDAAGKKQGLWKEIINGLEWYGNYYNAQKNGAWLSYHPGTDPPLISRTDSYINGRKNGPSIETDRTGYITKQENYANDTLDGTSVIYANGGHAKWVAVYRNGKLNGVKKLYNQENFKIQEEGNYVNNLREGITYWYFLEGEKSIQYTYKNGLLEGKMKTFYRNGNINSEGTYKNNELEGDYFEYYEDGKPKNIGKYVNGKKEGLWKEYDEAGKVKQVKYKNDVVK comes from the coding sequence ATGAAACGTCTATTTGTCTCTATGTATTGCTTTGCTGCAATATCAGCATCAGCCCTGAATTTTGTAAGCGGCGATACAAGTAAAACCGATGCAGCAGGTAAAAAACAAGGTCTATGGAAGGAGATCATTAACGGACTGGAGTGGTATGGAAATTATTATAACGCCCAGAAGAATGGAGCCTGGCTTAGTTATCACCCAGGTACTGATCCTCCATTGATCAGCAGAACGGACAGCTACATCAACGGAAGAAAGAACGGACCAAGTATTGAAACTGACCGCACCGGCTATATTACAAAACAGGAAAATTATGCCAACGATACACTGGATGGCACCTCAGTTATTTACGCAAATGGCGGACATGCAAAATGGGTAGCCGTCTATCGTAATGGCAAACTTAACGGAGTAAAAAAACTCTATAACCAGGAAAATTTCAAAATCCAGGAAGAAGGAAATTATGTTAACAACCTGCGTGAAGGTATAACCTACTGGTACTTCCTTGAAGGTGAAAAAAGCATTCAATACACATACAAAAATGGTTTACTTGAAGGTAAAATGAAAACATTTTACAGGAACGGTAATATCAATTCAGAAGGAACGTATAAAAACAATGAATTGGAAGGAGATTATTTTGAGTATTATGAAGATGGCAAACCCAAAAATATCGGCAAATATGTAAACGGAAAAAAAGAAGGATTGTGGAAAGAGTATGATGAGGCCGGCAAAGTAAAACAGGTAAAATATAAGAATGATGTGGTGAAGTAG
- a CDS encoding M28 family peptidase, which yields MKFFPRYFCLLTFYFLLQILSSQDIKYARKIVDTLASPSMHGRGYVNHGEKIAAKYLAGEFEKFKLKFWGQNYFQNFQLNINTFPGKMFVSIDGKQLRPGKDFIIGGTSAGKKGSFGIKNVSAADFTGSNSRKKSRVAFVIKENVQITPDCSNCLLLFIEKGKLIMDIATVSSRIPMLHISTTAFDSLSKKMKINIENKMIRDYPTQNVIGYIPGTQYPDSFIVFSAHYDHLGHMGKNIYFPGANDNASGCALMLNLASYYSQHPPEYSIAFMAFGAEEAGLLGSKYYVEHPLFPLKQIKFLINLDLLGTGDEGITVVNGAVFKPEFDEFVKINEGKKYLPQIKIRGKATNSDHYFFSENGVKCFFIYTLGGIKAYHDIYDKPETLPLTKFEDVFRLLTDFTEYLQK from the coding sequence ATGAAATTCTTCCCAAGGTACTTCTGTCTTCTTACTTTTTACTTCTTACTTCAGATTCTTTCTTCCCAGGATATTAAGTATGCCCGCAAGATTGTTGATACTCTTGCTTCCCCTTCCATGCATGGGCGCGGGTATGTAAACCACGGGGAAAAAATCGCGGCAAAATACCTGGCCGGAGAGTTTGAAAAATTTAAGTTGAAGTTCTGGGGTCAAAACTATTTCCAGAACTTCCAATTAAACATAAACACGTTTCCCGGTAAAATGTTTGTTTCAATTGACGGAAAACAACTCAGGCCTGGCAAAGATTTTATAATTGGAGGTACGAGTGCCGGCAAAAAAGGATCGTTCGGAATTAAAAATGTTTCCGCAGCGGATTTCACAGGATCAAATTCCAGAAAAAAATCACGCGTCGCTTTTGTGATAAAGGAAAACGTACAAATTACTCCTGATTGCAGCAATTGCCTGCTTCTATTCATTGAAAAAGGCAAGCTTATCATGGATATCGCTACTGTTTCCAGTCGTATTCCAATGTTACATATCTCTACTACAGCCTTTGATTCATTATCAAAAAAAATGAAAATAAATATTGAAAACAAAATGATCAGGGATTATCCAACACAGAATGTAATTGGCTATATCCCCGGCACACAATACCCCGACAGCTTTATTGTCTTCTCAGCACATTACGATCACCTGGGTCACATGGGCAAAAATATTTATTTCCCCGGCGCGAATGATAATGCCAGCGGATGCGCGCTGATGCTTAACCTGGCCAGCTATTACTCACAACACCCGCCAGAATATTCCATTGCATTTATGGCCTTTGGCGCGGAAGAGGCAGGTTTACTCGGCTCAAAATATTATGTTGAGCACCCTTTGTTCCCGTTAAAACAAATAAAATTTCTCATCAACCTCGACCTGCTTGGCACAGGCGATGAGGGTATAACTGTAGTGAACGGTGCTGTATTTAAACCCGAATTTGATGAGTTTGTAAAGATCAACGAGGGAAAAAAATATTTGCCTCAAATAAAAATACGAGGCAAGGCCACCAACAGCGATCACTATTTTTTTTCCGAAAATGGTGTCAAATGCTTTTTCATTTACACACTTGGAGGTATAAAAGCCTACCATGATATTTACGACAAGCCGGAAACATTGCCTCTTACTAAATTTGAAGATGTGTTCAGGCTGTTGACTGATTTTACAGAATACTTGCAAAAGTAA